Within Bdellovibrionales bacterium, the genomic segment ATCGAAAAGTACACCCAATTTGTCGAAAAATCAGAAGCAGACCTCGTCGTTGACGAGATATTAAGATCGAGCACGATTCAACCCATGGAAAATATTCTTCTAAACCTGAGCGCTAAGATTTCTCGATCCTCAGGTATACAATTTCGCCTTAATACCGAAAGTTTGACCCATCCTTTTAGAATCTTGAACCAGGGGATTTCCAAAGGGGTCGTTTATTACCCATCAGAATCAGATCTCGATGATCCAGATTTTTATTGGAATCCAAATGGGATCTACTTGCTTCGAAAAACCCCAGCACAGATTCATAAGGTGGCGGGCATCATTACCTCCCATTCGGTTTCGCTCATTTCGCATGTGCAATTGATCGCATCCAATTTGGGGATCCCCAACGTCTACATGCCATTTTCAGCTTTAGAAAAAATCGCACGTGAGGTCAATGGGAAGCAAGTCCTGTTATTTGCTTTAGAAAATGGGGAAGCCTCTATCAAAAATCTCGATATTGTCAATGCAACAGAGAATGAGGTCTACCATCAATACAATCAGGTGAAATTTCAGGAGAAAGTTAAACTGCAACTGCCCACGATGGAGGTCTTTCACCCGGTCAGCCTAGATGCACTTCGCTATGATGACAAGGTCGCTGGTGGCAAAGCCAAAGGACAGGGTGAGTTGTCGCAATTATTTACCAATACTGTACCCCGCGGAATCGTACTTCCTTTTAGTGTCTATTGGCATCATATCAACCGTAAATACCTCGACCCGAAAACCAAAAAGGAGTTCAGCCTCTACGATTATATCAAGGCCTTGCTGGCTGACAGCAGACTAAAGGGCGATTCAAGGGAAGCGAGTGAATTGCGGCGAGATGTTTTTGCGAAGATTCGACGGGCCATCAGCCGAATCAAACTCGCTCCTGAACTCGAATCCTATATCATCGCCAAGTTTACCAATCGAGCCCCTGAGGGCCAGGTCGATTTTTATGAGCGTGGTGTTTTTGTTCGCAGCGATACCAATGCGGAAGACCTGGCTACCTTCGTTGGCGCGGGACTCAACGACACTGTGCCAAACGTGCAAGCAATAAACCCAGGACAGCGAGTTTCTCAGGCAGATCTGCATTTACAACATGCTTACAATGTGATGGATGCAATTAAGTCTGTTTGGGCGTCTCCCTTCACCGAAAAGGCCTACTCATGGCGCAAGGAACTCATTGAAAATCCCTGGGATGTCGTCCCCTCTGTTCTGATCCAAGTCGGCATAAATTCTGAAAAGGCGGGAGTTATGATCGTGGGCGATCCTCAATCTAAAGACTTCAGCGACTTGATTTACATTGCAGCCAACGAAGGAATCGGTGTGACGACTGTCAATGGAGAGAAATCACCCGAAGTTGTCACAATTTCTCGCACCACAGGACAAATTCAAACGACGCGTACAACAAATGCAAAAGAGAAGTGGGCACTTAAGGCCTGGCCTCATTCTGGTCTTATGAAGGTTTCTGCAGGAGTTATTAAACCTATTATTACTCAAGATGTAGCCAAACAACTCGCCAGTATGGGTGATGGCATACAAAAGAAAATGGCTTCCAAGTATGGCTACAAAGGAATGAAGTGGGATCTTGAATTCTGTGTATTAGGAAACAAGGCCTTTCTCGTTCAAGTGCGACCTTTCATGGGCAACCAAGTATTTCGAAACCTAGCTTTGTTAAAAACATTGGAGTCTAAAGATGAGAGTCGTCGAGGGGCGAATGACGGATTCATTCGCGCAACCGACATGATCGAGTTCAACCAGTAGGAATATTTGTATGATTATTTTAAATTATTTATCTGTTTTCATTTTGATCTATTCCGGAGTCGCCGCCTTCTTTGATATTGCCAAAGCTTCGGAATCGGCTACTGGAGTTTCGAACGGATCCAAATATGTCTTTAATGCAGTTCTCGTCGATCCGACAGCAACAGATGATCCGGCAGGATATGGAATACGGCCTTTTTATATTTCAATCTTTGAGGCGAGTTGTCGTGATAAAAGAGCTGTCTTGGGCGAAAGCTCCCCCTGCTTTAATAAGTACACTCAGGAGTGGATCCAGTTTATGTCAAGCGAGGAGAAGGTTTTTCCTGATGAAAAAGTGGATCTGGATTATCCTGCCTATTTTGGAATTGAGAATATGAAGCCGACGGAGGCTCTTGAATTTTGCAGATTGCAGGGGGGCCGCTTGCCAACCCCAAGAGAGTGGACCCTCGCGGCTTTGAACATACATGAAAATAAAAATGCAACTGACTATTCTGATCGCCTCTTAGACCACCGAGGAGTTCCAACCAGCAATTTTGGCGGGAAGGTAGTTAGGCGCAGTTCTACTCATATGAACCATTATGAGCCCGCGCCCGCTGTTGTCACTCATTTTGAAGTACTTGGTATAGATATCAGTGGAACCGTCGGAATGACGGGCAATCTTCCTGAATTCGCCGTCAACTCAGAGTCAACTCAAAACCAAAATTCCACTTTTCCCAAGTTTTCTTGTGGGTTTTCCCACGAAGTGAACCTCTCTCAGTTAGTTCAAGCATTTCAGGCGGGAGCCCTTTGCGAAGATGCGTGGATGCCACAGGGTGTCCGCTGCGTTTTTGATTATTCTTCAGAGGAGATGATCCAGATTTTTGATACCACAAAGGTCAGAGGACATCTTCGGGACTATATCGAAAAGAGACAGTCACGACTGAAAAAGAAAATTCTAAATGGGGAAAATAACGGTTCTGTCGTCGGCTTTTTTCCAGGTTTTTTTGTTGATCTGGGAGGGAGCTCAAAACCCCAGAAGCTCGAACTTCCACGTCTTTCTCATTCTCCAGAACTGATCACCGAATTCGAAAAGAAAGTAATTAACTATCAGCACTCATCACCAACTCCATCTCAACAAACACAGGGCGATGCGGAAGAATTCACCATCAAATCAGATGGCTCTGCCTCAGATACGATCGTTCCGCCAAATGAGCGGCTCTTGAAACCACTGGGTTACGGAAAATGACAGAATCGTTTTCTTCATTTCTCATTTTCTCCACTTTTTCCATTTTCTGCGCGGCTGGCGCAGCGGCGCAGGAATCCGCCATCGCCTACTCTGTCGGATCTGGTAAGGCAGACAGCTTTATCGAAATCAAATCTGAAATGATGAGAGTTCCAATGTATTTGCCCAAAGGATCGGCGCAACTTTCGAGAGATCCTCAAGATATAACTTACCTGCAGGAAGCGATTGAGAGAGCGCGGATTGTGACGGGTCAATCCCCTGGAGTATACGTTTTCTCAACCTCTCAAGAACTTAAGCCTCATGAAATCGACTTTCTCAATAGCTTGAAAAGTCAGAAAATTCACTATAGAATGGTGGTGCCAGAATCTCAATCAGTTGCTATATCAACCGACAATGGTGGCTTTGGAACTGATCCCCAAAGCTTGCCTATAACAGGTTCAAAATTGGAGGAATTCAAGGCGCAGCTTGCTGCCCAGGTTGCGAGTGAGGAAAAAGCTCCGACGAAGGGATTGGATTCTTGGTGGAAATCAGTTTATTCCCGCCCCACCAAAGGAGAGCTCTACCAGGGAGTGACTCTCGCCGCTTCGAACGGACTGATTGCTGGAAGCATCTGGCTTTCGTTGGATGGAGTGAGCCCTTGGGTCGCCTCGGCTATGACGGCTGGAATTACCCTTTATGAGTTAATATTTGCGACGCATATTCGTACTTACGATAATATCGTGGGGCATTTTCGAAATCAGACACGCCATCAATTCAATTTTGAAGATGGCCAATCATGGAACGAAATCGCAATTCGTTTTGCACATTCCACATTCATGTCCTATCTCTGGAAAGCTTTGGGCGGCGCAGTGGGCTCCTCACATTCTCTTCTTACACTGCAAGGAAATATTGAAGTCTTAGTCAATGGAATAGCTAAATTTCCAGGCTATTGGCTCGGAGCTGCAAAGAGTCATAATTTGAGTAGAAAAGCTTCGGCATGGGTCGGCTTCCCTTTATTTTTGTTGGGACCAGTCTTGTCCAAACTCGATCTATTTGGCGTGAAAATGCTGGATCTGGTTCACTTTGACCCCATCGCTATAGGCAATGTTGTTATTTATCAACCGAGCCTCCCAATTATTGGATTGGCCCTTCTCTATGGAGGCACAGCCGCGCTCATTCACTGGGGCCCCAATCAGGCATTTGAGACCTTTGCAAATCGAATGGATGACCTGTCCGCCAGAGGCGGGGCCACACTCAAATCAGTGATGGGGAGGTTTCATTTTAGGAGCCACCTGACATCATGGACCGGACGCCTCGTTCAAAGTTGTAAATCTCTCCTATTAAATCAATCTACCCCTGCTGGAATGAAGGAAAATATATGAATAAGTTACCCATCCTCCTTGTCTTAGGAATGGCCCTTGCCTTTGATGCCTCAGCAAAACGCCAGATGATGTCAACCAACGAAGGCATTGTTTTTACTGAAGGCAATTCAATAAAGTTCGGTGTCCTCAGCAAAATTCTTCACGCAAACCCGCTGTCCTCGGCCGATCCCCAATTTAAGCGGGCCTCAGAGTTAACAAATAATCCATCCGTGAAGGATGAGGCGATCATCAGTGCCTTGGATCGAATTGCCGATTTCCATCCCATTCTAGCGAAAAAATTAATGGATGAATTTCAGAAGGAGAACTATCCCGTTAAATATATCGAACTCTATGACGACCCATTTCCCCTCCCCGAACAGATCAAAGAATCGAAAGCCAGTCGTCTGTTTATGTGGAGCGAGATCGCAAATTCCTATCTCATCGACAACCACCTCTATGTTCGCCTGTCTAGCCTAGATCAGGCAAAAGTATCACTCTATATTTTTCTTGAACAGCTTGGCTTTATGACTTCAACAGAGCGACTCGAAGCCTTCGTTAATTTCGTCTACTCATCAAAAGCTACTAAACCAGACAAAAGTTTCTCCCTCGCGATCGCCGAAGAGGCTCTTAACCTAAGACTGGGCGAACTTCCTACCGATATAAATGAGGCCTTAAATAAAAACTGGCTAAAAGCTGAACAATCAGTCCACGCAGACCCAAAAACTGAGTGTTTAGTTGCCGATGACTTGAGCAAAGACAAACAACTCGGAATAGGAAATGACAGATTTATTTCGCTTCTTGACCAAAAAGGAAATCAGAAAGCACTTGTGATCCCAGCTTATGAACTTGCCTATGTTTACCCTCTCACAGAGGCCATCGGAACTTTAGCATCTGCCCACCAATACCAGGATTTATATGGCAAAGGTCTTGTTGAGGGAGCCTCTCAAAAAGCAAGAAATCGAACAGATAGAATCTGCTTCAAAAGAGTCTCTACTCCTAGTAAAAAGGAGCTTGTAAAACTGGAAGCTCTTGTGTTTGATTTTTCCGGACAAATTGATGAACTTCCGCAGGCTCTCGATAAGTCGATTGCCCATTACACAAACTATCGAAACAAGCTGGCCGCAAATTCGCTTCTGGCTGAATACAGTAAAACTAACGAGGAATATCTCAAATCTGAAAGCCCGGGAGAACGAGAAAAGTTGGGCGAATTTCTGAATGGACTAAATATACAAATATTAGGCTTTGAGTCCGGCCTTGCTGGATCAATATTGAGCATAGATTCTAGCAGTATCAAAAAGGCTTTCAAATCAAAGGAAAACAGATTCACTTATAAAATTGTCATCTCATTCATAAATAAAAGTGGCCCTACGCTTGAGTTAAAGGACTCTCCAGTTGAAGAAAGGAAGACGCAATTGCCCTAGCGCAAACTGGCCTAGCTTTTTCTCCGTCGAGAGAAAAAGCGATGCTTTTTCGCATGAATGATTTGTGATTTGTAAATTCCATGATGTCCTGAAAAATAGAAGCTCACAAAGCAGGCAATGAAGGCATAGGGACCGACCCCAAAGCCAAAAATTTCCATCGCCATGAGGCTGCAGGCGATGGGAGTATTTGATGCGCCAGCAAAAACAGCCGCAAAGCCAAGTCCCGCCAAAAGTTGAAATGATACAGGAATAAAAGTTGATAGGGCGCTGCCGAGAGTCGTTCCAACATAAACAAGAGGAATAAACTCTCCTCCTTTAAAACCTGAACCCACAGTCATTGCCGTAAAAGACATCTTAAGCAAAGGCAAGTCAAAGGAAGCGATATTGTTCAAAGCTCCTTGTATATATTCTATTCCCAAACCAGAAAAGCGATATGTTCCCTCCAGATAATAAAGCAGAACCAATACAATCCCAGAGAAAAAGGGCCTCAAAGGAGGAGAGGAAATGAAACGCAGATTCCACTTTTCAATAAAATGGCTCATGAGAACAAAACACCTGGCCGTCAAACCAAAACAAATTCCTGATAAGACAACGTAAAAAGCAATTTTGATCTCAAAATTTGGAATCTCAAATTGTGGAAAGACTGAATGGGGGGCATTTAGCAATCGCGCCGTATAAAATCCCACAAAAGAAGAAATCAAACATTCCCACCAGTGCGACAACTTCAGTTTTCCCACCGCAATTACTTCCATTCCGAAAAATGCGCCAGCCCAAGGAGCCCCAATGGCTGCACTAAATCCGGCTCCAGCCCCCGCAATCAAAAAAATCCTTCGTTCCTTAGAACAGAGCCGAAAGAGTCTAGAAATTTGATCCGAAAGAGAGGCCCCCATTTGAACCGCCGTCCCCTCACGACCCGCCGATCCGCCAAAAAGATGAGTCAATATTGTGCCAAAAAATATAAAGGGCACCATTCTAAAAGGGAGAGCTTTCCTGCAAGAATGAATCTCTTCAAGAATGAGATTGTTCCCACCGACAATCTCCTTGCCAAACCGATCATACATCCATCCGATGAAACATCCAACCAATGGGAGACACCAAATGATCTCCATGTGATCCTCGCGATAGGAAGTCGCCCACTCCAAACAATACAAAAAGGCGCTCGCTGCGATGCCAGCGAAGATCCCACTTAAGATGCTCAAAAAGCTACGAAGGCCTAAACGAAACAGAAATGATCTCACGGCCTGATTGTTAATCCCCATTTTTCATCTTTCACTATTTTATAACATGACTCTCAAGGCTAACTTCATTGAAGAACTCGCTGCCCATCTCATACCCACTGATATTTTGAAGAGTTGTCTGCGCAATATTGGCGAGTGCCTCCCTTGTTAAAAAAGCTTGGTGGGAGGTTAAAAGTGCATTTGGAAAAGTCAACAAGCGGGCGAGCTGATCGTCTTGAAGAATCTGATCCGACAAATTCTTAAAAAAGATCCCCTCTTCTTCCTCATAAACGTCAAGACCAGCGTAGCCAATATGTCCAGATTTCAGAAACTGAATCAATGCTGGGGTGTCAATCAATGCCCCGCGACTCGTATTGATGACCATCACGCCCGGCTTCATCAAAGAAAAAGATTTTTCATTCAAAATATGTCGAGTCTTTGGAGTCAATGGAACATGCAAGGAGATAATATCAGACTCTTTCAAGACCTCATCAAGTTCCAAATACTGAACGCCCATTTCCAGAAGATCAGGATTTTTGTTCTGATCATAGGCTAGCACTTCGCAACCAAAGCCAATCATGATCCTTGCCATCACCGAACCAATGCGACCCGTACCAACGATGCCAACAGACTTCTTATACATATCAAATCCAACCAGTCCTTCGAGCGAAAAATTTCCCTCCCTCACTCGATTGTAGGCCCGATGAATCTTTCTGTTGAGAGACAAAACAAGTGCCACGGCATGCTCAGCAACCGCGTAAGGCGAATATTCAGGCACGCGCACAACCCGAAGACCAAAATCGCGAGCTGCCTCAAGATCAACGTGATTGAATCCCGCCGATCTCAAGGCGATCAATCGAGTTCCAGCTTTTGAAATAACCCGGAGAGTTTCTCTGTTCAAACAATCATTTACAAAGGCACAGACACAAGGATATCCTGCCGCCAGAATCGCGGACGTCTCTGTCAAGCGAGCTTCAAAATAGGTTATTTCATGCTTCGCTTTGAGTCCTTCATTTTCTGCTATAAAGGTGGCCCTTTCAAATCCGTGACAATCAAAGAAAGCAATTTTCATGAAATAGCCCCTTTCAAAAGATACATTTTGATTCTCCGCTCCGCATCTCTCTGTTTTTAATTTTTTTAAGCAAGAACTCCTCCAGAAGGAGTACCGCACTGGATCTCATTTGAAAACCATCAAATTCGTGACTTGGAATTTCTGGCAATCCATGCACGATATGCTTGCCAGGCAATTGAATCGAGTGAACAGGCGGAGGGAGCATGAAGGCTTTTTTAGCAAAATCAGTCCAGACTGACCAAATAGATTTTGCATGAAATTAAAATTCTTTTAAGATAATATGAGCGATGCCGCACCGCTGAAGGGACCCAGCATGTCAAGTTTTGTTCCGGAAAAGCCGTTGAAGAAATACTCACTGTTCACACGACTCCTCCTGAGATCTCAAAAGCGACGATTTGGTCAACATCTGATTCCCACAATGCAATGGGGAAAACTCCCCGTCCTTCTCGGTTTTTTCACCGGCTTCTATCTCTACTTTAATCGCAAATCCTCCCATCTTGAACCCCGAATGAGATCGCTCGTCATGTTGCGGGTGGCACAAATCAACTGGTGTAGCTTTTGTATCGACCTCAATTCACTCATCCTCATCGAACGAAGTGGATCACAGGATTTGGTGAATGAGTTAGAAAACTGGCATCATAGCTCTCTTCTCTCCGAAAAAGAAAAAGCAGCTCTCTCCTACTGTGAAGAAATGACGGATTCCAATAAAAGGGTCAGCGATAAAACACGAGAGAAGCTTAAAAGCCACTTCAAATCTGACGACATAGTCGAATTGACGGCTCTCATTGCTTACCAAAACATGTCGGCGAAGTTCAATTCCGCTCTCGATCTACCAAATCAAGGTCTCTGTTTAAGAAAAAAGTAAATCACCTTGTGAATAAAGTTTTCGACCACTGAATCAATTCAATCTGCTCCGGCAGATAAACAGCGCCACCAGTCAAAACCAGAGAACAGCGAAGAAGATCTTCGATTGTGTCAATGTCGAAATTCTCACGAATTCGCTCCACTGCTCCAAATCCAGAGAGATTCTGAATCAGTTGAATGGCTGTGCGATCTGTGCTGTATTCGACATCCTGCCAAACTGAAGAGGGCAGGGAGATGCTTCCTCCAAAAAAATAAAATCCGCCATCAAGGGTCTCCCCTATCACAAACTTTTCCTTTGAATTTCTTTTTGTCAAACGAACTGCCTCTGAAAGAGTCTCGACCTCAAGATGGGGAGAGTCGGCACCCATAAAACACACGTAGGTGTGGCTCTTTAAGAGACTCTCGTAAACCAAAGCCAGCCGAGAGCCAAGATCTCCCGCTCCTTGAGAGACCACTGGAAATGAGTTCCATCTTTTCGCCCCTTGTCCGTCGGGTTCAGCCACGGCCCAGTATACTTGGAGATCCGGAATTCTCTTCTGCAACTCACTCGCAAAGGCCTCTGTTGCCGCCAGGGCAAACTCATAAAACTGGAGCGCCCGCTCAGGACCGATAGAAGACGCGAGACGCGTCTTAACGGGAGACAATTCTGGAGTTTTCACAAAAATAGCCAAAGCACCACTTGAAGTGCTGAGAGAATTTGGTTTGATCGAGGACCTCAGACTTAGGGTCACGAGACTTTTTCGCTCTTTAACAAAGTCATCAACTCTGGAATGGCTTGTCTTACTGTGAGCCTCAAATGACGAGCCGTGGTTTTAAACCAGCCCTGAATGCCATATCGCCGTGCACTGGTAGAGAGCGGAGCCCTTACGGACCTCAGCTTCACTCCCTTCTGATGAGCTCTCCAAATCAGAAGATGGTCTTCACCGTAAGGGGCTTTCTCGCAAAATCTCCCCAATTTGTTAAACACATCCCGATGCATACAAAAGCCCTGATCTCCAAAAGGTAGGCCTAAGATCCGGGAGCGAAAGCAAACACCGACTCTGTTTAAAACCATCATCCAGGGACCATCATTTAAAAACTTCAAATCAAAAAAATAAAGGCGAGTTGAATCCTGTTCGACTGACTTTTTGAGTTTGCGCACAGCCGATTGTTCAATCTTCGAATCACAGTGAAGAAACCAAAGAAAATCCGATCTGGCTGCCTGCGCACCTGAATTGAGTTGTTTTGCCCTTCCTGGGGCAGAAAAAATCCATCTGACAGTACAGGGCAATTTCGCAGACTTCGCAAGTTTCTCCAACTCATCTTTAAGGGATGTTTCTGACACGATCAAGATCTCGTCGTCTCTGTCCAATGCGGCCAAATCTGGCAGGAGTGCCTTCCATAAGTCATCTTTCTCGGCTACTGGTATAACGACCGAAATCGTTTTATTTACCAAGTCTAACAGCAAGATCCCACCCCACTCAAGTCAGTGACTCCTCCCGATTGCGAGACAGGAGCACAATCAAAAAGCCCATAATGAGTCTCCTGGCCGCCGGCAACTCTGAAAAATTCTCCATAGCGAGAATCCCGTAGCATCATGGCGGTATTTCCACAGACCAACATGGGCTTTCCTCTTTCGAATACATGGTGATCATCTAGGACAAAAGCAAAAGGACTATCCGATAATCCTCCAAGATAGGTGGCAACTTGTCCATAGTCTTCGCAACGATCCTCAAGAGGGAGCTTGAATGCTCTCACTGTCATTGAGTAGAACTCGATCAAACCCGCCTTTCTCTCTATTTCTGGATTAAGAAGAGCAATGCGAGAACGTCCCATCAAACGGTAGTCCTTACAACCCATCTGCAGAAGGAGGCGCCGAAAATCCTCAGTATAAAGCGCTCCCCCAAGACACTCCCCCACAAGAATCGGATCCTGAGTCAATTCCTTTGGAATTCTTCGACTTGAAAAGACATCCGAAAAATAGAGCTCACCTCCTGGCTTTAAAACTCGAAAAATTTCCGAAAATACTCTCTCCTTGTTTGGAGAAAGGTTCACCACGCAATTTGAGACGACGGCATCGATTGATTCACTCTTGATGCCGGCTCCTTCTAGATCTTCGATATAAGCCTTGATGAACTCCACGTTTGATTTCAAAAATCCAAATTTTTGTCTGTGATAGTCGACATGCCTTTCTGCAACCTTAATCTGCTCTTCCGTCATATCAATGCCGATAACTCGTCCTCTCGGACCAACAAGCTTTGATAAAATGAAGCAGTCGCGACCAGTTCCACTTCCTAAGTCGAGAACGGTCTTTCCCTCGAGTGCGTGGGGAATTGGCGAACCGCACCCATAAAATTTATCTTTTACCTCATCATGGATATCTTTTAGTATTTCTCGCAAATGAATTGGCATGCTCTCTGTCGGACAGCAGGCACTTGTCTTTAAATCCAAACTCGAATTTAGGATTTTTCCATAATACTCTTTTACGGATTCTAAACTTTGAGCGTTTTGGTCCATTTCAGTTCTCCTTATTTTCATTCCATTTTATATTCTAAACCAGGGCACCGGAACAAGAACTTCCAGCTCCTGCAGTGCACGCGTAACAGTGATTCTCATACCTAATCAAATCTCCCTCAAAATCATCAAATGATGAAATATCCCAGACAGTGCGACGACTGGCTCCCAAGGGTAACTCCAACATTTGATTGAAATCACAATCAAAAAGCTCACCATTCCAACTCACAGAAAGAAGACTTCGGCACATCACTCCCTCTGCAACTGCTGGGTTGAAACTGTTCGACAATAGCTCCATGTATTGAGTCAGTTTTCCAGCTCTTTGTAGATCAGAGAGAAAACGCCTGATCGGCATGTTCGTTATGGTATAGAGTCGATTAAATTCGATGCCAAACAACTCTTTGAGCTCAGTCCTATAGGCAGGCTCAAGTTTTTTTTGATCAGGTGGCAGGAAAGGGCCCAAAGGATTATAAACAAGATCGAGAATCAATTTTGTGTCTTGTTGGGCATAGCCCAAATTATTAAGCAGTCTGAGTGCTTCTATGCTTTTATCAAAAACACCACGGCCTCTCTGTTTTTCCACATTTTCTTTCGAGTAACAAGGAAGGGAAGCCACAACCTGAACTTCATGTTCCTTTAAAAAACAGGCCGTTTCCTCCTGACCTGGTTCATAAAGGACAGTGAGATTGCAACGATCGATGACAATTTTTCCAAGCTTTCTTCCCGCACTCACCAGCCTGCGAAAGTGAGGATTTAATTCGGGAGCGCCTCCCGTGATATCAACTGTGTGAATCGTCTTTGACTTTTCCAACAGTTCAATCACGCGATCAACAACCGCTCCCTCCATGTTTTCGGTGCGCTTCGGTCCCGCTTCTACGTGACAGTGATGACAGGCCAAATTGCAGAGCCGGCCGATGTTGACTTGGAGTGTTCCAAGCACACCGCGCTTCATCTGAAGTCCATGAATGGCTATATTTTCTTCAAAAGATATCACAATAGAATTTTCCTATAGTCCAGCCACAATGGCGATCAGAATTGCGATCGTCATCTTAAGATCTCCTCCATTTGTGGTATTTTGACAAAAATTCAAGCGCCTTCTGAGGGGCATTCGCTCTTTTCCACACTCCGGCCGCGTATTTATTTGCTTCTGCAAAAGTGGGATAAATATGGATGGTTCCGAGAATCTTGTTCAGTCCGAGTCCGTGTTTCATGGCTGCCACATACTCGGCGATTATTTCACCTGCGTGACTCCCCAGGATCGTCGCTCCTAAAATTCGATCGCTTCCCGGAGAAGTGAGAAGTTTGACAAATCCATGAGCCTCTCCCTCGGCGATAGCGCGATCCAAATCCTCAATTCCGTAGCGGGTCACCTCGTAGGCAATCCCCTTTTCTTTTGCTTCCATCTCGTTGAGCCCAACCCGAGCCACTTCGGGATCCGTAAAAGTGCACCAAGGGATCACTCGATAATCAACCTTGTACTTCTTAAATGGACTAAAGAGTGCATTGACGGCCACGTACCAAGCCTGATGGCTCGCTGTATGTGTGAATTGGTAAGGCCCCGTCACATCTCCAACCACATATATGTTCGGATAATTTGTGACTCTGAGATGTTGATCAGCTACAACGGTCCCCCCTGAAGAGATTTCAACACCCAATTCTTCGAGACCAAATCCTTTCACATTCGCCTTGCGGCCCAGTGCTATTAAGACCTCATCAAACGGAATTCGCAATTCCCTCCCAAGCGACTCACACACCAGGACTCTCTCATTTTTTCCAGTTGTTTCAAAACTCAAGGCCTTGTGGCCAACCAAAACAGAAACACCCTCATTCCGAAACTTCTCAGTAACAAATGATGAGACCTCTTCGTCTTCTCGATTCAGGATCCGAGGGGCCATTTCGACAAGACTCACTTGTGACCCAAATCGTGCAAAGCTTTGAGCCAACTCACAACCAATAGGGCCGCCACCAAGAACAACAAGTCTGCGAGGAAGGGTTCGCAAATTCCATAGCGTGTCGCTGGTCAGATAAGGCACTTCTGACAGTCCAGGAAGGGGGGGCACCAAAGGAGACGCCCCCGTTGCGACGACAATATTTTTTGTCCTCAAAATTTTTCCATTCACTTCAACTTCGTAAGGGGAGAGTATTTTAGCCGTTCCCTGAAAACATTCGACACCCATTTTTGAATAGCGCTCAATCGAATCGTGCGGTTCGATCTCCTTGATAATTTTCTGTACGCGGTCCATCACTTTTGAAAAATCCATTTTAACCGATGGATTTTCGAATCCAAATTCTATCGCCCGCTCAAAGTAACTAAAAATTTTGGCGGAGCGAATCAAAGCCTTGCTTGGAACGCATCCGGTATTCAGACAATCGCCTCCCATTTTGTGTTTTTCGATGAGTGCGACTTTGGCTTTGATCGCAGCTGCGATATAGGCCGACACAAGTCCTCCAGATCCTCCTCCGATCACAACCATATTGAAATCGAAGGATTTGGGTCTTT encodes:
- a CDS encoding glycosyltransferase translates to MTLSLRSSIKPNSLSTSSGALAIFVKTPELSPVKTRLASSIGPERALQFYEFALAATEAFASELQKRIPDLQVYWAVAEPDGQGAKRWNSFPVVSQGAGDLGSRLALVYESLLKSHTYVCFMGADSPHLEVETLSEAVRLTKRNSKEKFVIGETLDGGFYFFGGSISLPSSVWQDVEYSTDRTAIQLIQNLSGFGAVERIRENFDIDTIEDLLRCSLVLTGGAVYLPEQIELIQWSKTLFTR
- a CDS encoding chloride channel protein; protein product: MGINNQAVRSFLFRLGLRSFLSILSGIFAGIAASAFLYCLEWATSYREDHMEIIWCLPLVGCFIGWMYDRFGKEIVGGNNLILEEIHSCRKALPFRMVPFIFFGTILTHLFGGSAGREGTAVQMGASLSDQISRLFRLCSKERRIFLIAGAGAGFSAAIGAPWAGAFFGMEVIAVGKLKLSHWWECLISSFVGFYTARLLNAPHSVFPQFEIPNFEIKIAFYVVLSGICFGLTARCFVLMSHFIEKWNLRFISSPPLRPFFSGIVLVLLYYLEGTYRFSGLGIEYIQGALNNIASFDLPLLKMSFTAMTVGSGFKGGEFIPLVYVGTTLGSALSTFIPVSFQLLAGLGFAAVFAGASNTPIACSLMAMEIFGFGVGPYAFIACFVSFYFSGHHGIYKSQIIHAKKHRFFSRRRKS
- a CDS encoding 2-hydroxyacid dehydrogenase, producing MKIAFFDCHGFERATFIAENEGLKAKHEITYFEARLTETSAILAAGYPCVCAFVNDCLNRETLRVISKAGTRLIALRSAGFNHVDLEAARDFGLRVVRVPEYSPYAVAEHAVALVLSLNRKIHRAYNRVREGNFSLEGLVGFDMYKKSVGIVGTGRIGSVMARIMIGFGCEVLAYDQNKNPDLLEMGVQYLELDEVLKESDIISLHVPLTPKTRHILNEKSFSLMKPGVMVINTSRGALIDTPALIQFLKSGHIGYAGLDVYEEEEGIFFKNLSDQILQDDQLARLLTFPNALLTSHQAFLTREALANIAQTTLQNISGYEMGSEFFNEVSLESHVIK
- a CDS encoding carboxymuconolactone decarboxylase family protein, which translates into the protein MSSFVPEKPLKKYSLFTRLLLRSQKRRFGQHLIPTMQWGKLPVLLGFFTGFYLYFNRKSSHLEPRMRSLVMLRVAQINWCSFCIDLNSLILIERSGSQDLVNELENWHHSSLLSEKEKAALSYCEEMTDSNKRVSDKTREKLKSHFKSDDIVELTALIAYQNMSAKFNSALDLPNQGLCLRKK
- a CDS encoding TIGR04283 family arsenosugar biosynthesis glycosyltransferase; translated protein: MLLDLVNKTISVVIPVAEKDDLWKALLPDLAALDRDDEILIVSETSLKDELEKLAKSAKLPCTVRWIFSAPGRAKQLNSGAQAARSDFLWFLHCDSKIEQSAVRKLKKSVEQDSTRLYFFDLKFLNDGPWMMVLNRVGVCFRSRILGLPFGDQGFCMHRDVFNKLGRFCEKAPYGEDHLLIWRAHQKGVKLRSVRAPLSTSARRYGIQGWFKTTARHLRLTVRQAIPELMTLLKSEKVS
- a CDS encoding SUMF1/EgtB/PvdO family nonheme iron enzyme — protein: MIILNYLSVFILIYSGVAAFFDIAKASESATGVSNGSKYVFNAVLVDPTATDDPAGYGIRPFYISIFEASCRDKRAVLGESSPCFNKYTQEWIQFMSSEEKVFPDEKVDLDYPAYFGIENMKPTEALEFCRLQGGRLPTPREWTLAALNIHENKNATDYSDRLLDHRGVPTSNFGGKVVRRSSTHMNHYEPAPAVVTHFEVLGIDISGTVGMTGNLPEFAVNSESTQNQNSTFPKFSCGFSHEVNLSQLVQAFQAGALCEDAWMPQGVRCVFDYSSEEMIQIFDTTKVRGHLRDYIEKRQSRLKKKILNGENNGSVVGFFPGFFVDLGGSSKPQKLELPRLSHSPELITEFEKKVINYQHSSPTPSQQTQGDAEEFTIKSDGSASDTIVPPNERLLKPLGYGK